AATACATCCACCATACATCTATCTAGGTATACATGTATTGCGACCGACCTATATATATACGGTCGTCAAAGATAACTACACAGGTCCATATGACTTGAGAGCAGAGATTGAGTAACCAGCCCTTTTCTTTAACGAATCATATTGTTttctgatatttttggaaaggTGACCAAGTCTCGTCGTTTGTCGTGTTGTTTCTGATTATGtttgtaagtaaaaaaattaaatttttaacctttgaaTCTTAGTTTTAGATGGATaagaacatatgtataaagattttatttataaattattttttatttataaatatatcgtttagttttttttcgttACGAGCTAAACGATCGCCCATGTGATTATGCTTAGTACGATGTGGGCGCATGAGCTGCCGAGGGATGGACTTTAAGGTACGTGCAtgtaaggccttgtttagttcctattttttttctaaaaacatcatatcgattttttggatacctaaataaagcattaaatatagatgaataaaaaactaattccacagttacggaagaaatcttgagacgaatcttttgagcctaattagtccatgattagccataagtgttacagtaaccaacatgtgctaatgacagattaattaggctcaaaagattcgtctcgcggttttcaggctagccgtgaaattcgtttttcattcgtatccaaaaaccccttccgacgtctggtcaaacatttgacgtgatacttcttaaaaaatttcttaatctaaacaccccctaaacatatactaccctttgatttattttggttgacacctttgactttttatctacgtttgaccttcgtcttattaaaaaatatataattattaactattttattataatttggtttattattaaagtaactttaagtattatttataattttgtatatttgaatatttttttataagacgaaggatcaaaatataaataaaaaaatcagcggcgtaaaaaaaaacagaggaagtatGTGTGCTGTTCTCCAACAGGGGGTGATTTATGGGGtacttaataaaaaaagtcaagcgttatattataaacaaaagtaatttaaaaacaaaacttttacataaatattttattgatataaagttaatattaaaaaataaactgtaataaaaaacctaaaaatacaCTTTGAATGGGTATGGCCAAAAAGAAACATCGAATTGCATGATTGCCTATCACTCTCAGCAGCACTGTCGAAGCCGCGAACCAATTAAGCCGCGCACTGCGCAAGCATCGTATCGTTGTCAACTTCCTGTTTAAATCTCCTTGCATAACAGGCAGGGAGGCAAAGCAacgcaaaagaaaaaaaaaacaaagctagCTGGTAGCCATTTTATCTTGTGGACCACGGTGTATATACGCAAAATAAAACGATGTTACTCCAGTTAGGTTGGTGGCATGTCAACCTCTCGAATCCAtagatttcaaaaaaaaaaacctctcgAATCCTCTTTTCCGTCGGTGTCCCCGGTGATCTTCGTAGACGCCCGCGGGCCGCCGTCTTGGAAATCCCGCTCCGGTCTCGCGGCCCAGCACTCTCGCTCCTCGGAATCCTGATCCGGCCCACCAGAATCTGCACTGCATCCGGCCCAGTAGGAGACCAAGGCGTGAGACGGGGAGGAGCTCTCTAGTGGGGTTTGGTTGGCCCACACTGTAGGCACGGACAGATAGCACCAACTCTGCTGGGCCTTCAGATCGGTAAAGACAAGCTGTATGCCATCATCAGTTCGTCACAACGCACGTGTATGTGTACAagcttcaacaaaaaaaaaaaaagcacgtGTGTACATGCACGACTGACAAATCCCATTGATAAATCCAAGAACTATGTACACCAGATCCCGTTAACAAATCAATCAACGAACAAACTATGTGTAGATCCAATCAACAAATGGATGAACACACTATGTATAAATCCCATTATTAACAAATGAAATGAATGAACAAACTATGTATAAACACCTACTGCTACTGTACCACCAAGCAAGAGAGCTGACCCTGTTCAACCCCTAAAGTGAAACTGTATATACACGATCCCACTTGGCCCTGCAAGAACACTAGTAGTAcagatgttgttgatggagcAATGGAGGGATGGATCAGTATAGTAGTAGCTGCTGCATCAGGCGTTCATCATGATCTTGAACTCGTCGAAGCTgagcacgccgtcgccgttgagGTCGAACCTGCAGATCATGGCGCGGCAGTCGTCGATGTCCTGCTCCGACCCCAGCCTGCGCAGCATCCGCTTCAGGCTCGTCGGCGTGATGCACCCTTCCCCTTCCATCTCGTACATGCCGAACGCCTCCCGGAGACCGCTGGaccgctgctcctcctcctccgccgcctccgccgcctgcaCCAGCCGCACGAACTCGGCCTCGCACAGcagcccgtcgccgtcggcgtccaCCGACCACACCAgctgctccgcctcctcgccggacACCTCCTCGCCGAGCGTCGCCTTCATGCACACCCGCAGCTCCGCCGCGGAGAtcttgccgtcgccgtcctggTCGAACGCCGCGAACAGCGCGCTGGGctcgcacggcgacgacgcagcATGAACCATTGTCTCGATCGACCTGGCCTGAATCCTGAATTCCTGATCGAAGCAGACGTTTAATCGGAGCTGCTAGCTAGGGCGCCGATGGATTATGGATTACTGCTTCGACGTACGTTGCTGCGAATGGTGGTGAACGTACAGAAACCatgcgtgtgtgtatatatatgcaggcgCCTACGCGGGAAATGTTTCAGTTTCGAAGCTTCACGGCAGCGCGAGAAGATGCCAGAAGGGATCGTCGTCGTTGCGGTCGCCGGCGTGGCCATGGCGATTGCCGCGTGTTTTGTTTTGACCGGCAGCTTAAAATATTATCGTAGTCCACACAGGCGCACGGACATGTAcagtggaaagaaaaaaaaagaaagaaagaaagtcgCGATGAGTTGAATTAGGAGGTAGAGGTTAGGAGCGTGGCAATTGCGTGGCGTGTGCGTGAGTACGTCGTCGTGGATGACGGCGCGCGCGGTGGAAGAGACGGGGAAATTGTCGCGAGGCGAGGGGGATAAAAATTTCGTTTTTGTTGGCGTGTTCGGTCCGACTTGGCATTGGCCAAGCGTGGGCCCGGTTCGAGGAGCTCGTCTGATTGGCTGGGAAGCTTCCGCCGGCACAACGTTGTTTGCTAGCAGTCGACCCAACAAGCCAGATCCACACAGTACTATTTACACGTGGACGTCATTTCGCTATCGTGTCGCCGTCGTTGAGCGCTAATCATCAGTAGTTTAGTATTATcttcgtcccataataacctcgtttttcgttttttcgtgtctaacgtttgaccattcgttttatttgaaaaatttatttaaaaacttaaaaagattagtcacgtataaattactattaatattttatcatctagtaatacatattaatcaaaaaaaattcaaataagacgaatggtcaaatgttagacacggaaaaacgaaaaataaaattattatgggacggaggtagtatggTCATATGGCCTATTCTTCTTTTCTgcagattttggatttttttaattgacatgtttaaagttaAACCTTAATTTCGTTGCAGCTAGTTTATTCATTTATACctactatataaaaaaagttagataCTATCTCcct
This is a stretch of genomic DNA from Oryza brachyantha chromosome 1, ObraRS2, whole genome shotgun sequence. It encodes these proteins:
- the LOC102721602 gene encoding probable calcium-binding protein CML31 gives rise to the protein MVHAASSPCEPSALFAAFDQDGDGKISAAELRVCMKATLGEEVSGEEAEQLVWSVDADGDGLLCEAEFVRLVQAAEAAEEEEQRSSGLREAFGMYEMEGEGCITPTSLKRMLRRLGSEQDIDDCRAMICRFDLNGDGVLSFDEFKIMMNA